Within the Nyctibius grandis isolate bNycGra1 chromosome 4, bNycGra1.pri, whole genome shotgun sequence genome, the region GTTTAAGAACCAAACTTTGTATTTAAGTGGCTCACTTTAGGGCATTTTACTCTAATTTACCATGAATTTAGTTGAATTAATCCAGAGCAGATTAGCAATGGGCCTTCCCAGAAGGGGTgatttggctttaaaaaaatcttactttgaAGACTTAAGGAGTAAGCTAAAATTCTAGCTAAGAGAAACtttaacaggcaaaaaaacaaagccaaacagCACTTTATTGTAACATTATGGTTAGTGTGGTAGGTGACTagttttttctgcattttactgcatttttaatagcatttttttgctgtttacgTGCAGATCTTACAAAAcacataatatatttttgtagcaAATTTTCTGGTTATTGGGTAACTGTCCTCTGCTATGTACAGTACTTACAAAGGTGGCAATCTTATAGATTGCAGCTGTATTTATCTCTTGTAAAGACTTCAGAAGGGCAGAGCTAAAATGTTTTGATAAAAGTGgcatttcttaccttttttttttttttttttgctagtagTTTACTCCTTTTTATgtgaaatactaattttaaagtaaacttTTGTCATTTTCAGAAGGTGGATTTAAAGTGTGTGAAACTTTAGGCTGaaaattttacttgttttttaaaactgcaactGCAGATGGTTGCATATTCAATCACGTCTTCAAAAATATCCAGGAAGTGCAGAGCACTATCGACAGTACAAGCGATTATAATGTACTCTGAGAAGTGAATGATTTAACATTAGTTTGAATACACAGGGAATATTTTCcgtagaagatttttttcactttctagaGGTGTtcttgaaactgaaaatatttgtaggTCTTGAATTTAATTAGCTACATGTTGTATAGATGAGTGTTCACGGAAGAGCTCGATGATCTTACAGCCTTATTGCAATTTCAAACTCAGCTAGCAGGTAAGTACATTTGAAATTTCCCTCTAGTTGAGCACATCGCTGTATTACAGTAGTCAAAATTTGATAGTTATAAAGAGTAAGTGTCCCAAGTACTAGACTATCCAAAATAGAATGTGTTgtggtctttaaaaaaaaaaacaaacccaacaagttatgtaaaataattaaagggCCCTTTTATTGTTAACATCCAGGTTCATTTTATTAATCCAGTAGTCAACCAAAACAATAGAACTTCTAGAAGGAAGCACTTGATTATGAAGCAGTGTTGATGCTTCCCtttccagttttcctttaaatgccAGCGTGGATATAGCTGCACTAACTGAGTTTGGGGGAAGGTGGGGTAAGTAAGACCTTGTATTCCATATTAGCCTAAGCAACTACAAAACAAATCTTGTCTCGTTCATTACAAACCCCCTTCCCCAAGggaaacaaaccaccaaaacccTGTAAGACATCACCAGCTCAGACAAGTGCTTTTTCTCTTGGCTAAATGTACTCAGATAGTAACAgggatgtctgtctgtctttgaaTCTTTCTTTGATAACTCACAAATGAGTAGGTTGAttagccagaaaaaaagagttctgaGGTAGTTTTTAGTGTGGTCTATTTCGTTGTTTGAATAAGCAAAGGATACCACAGGGGTCTTCAAGATTGCTGCATCTGCTTCCTGTACTTTGTTATTAGTGCAGGATCCACCTCAAAATATAACCTATAGCTCTGGAGcttcaaaaaattaattcagtagtCTGCGTAACAAAAGAGCTACCAGAAACATTCTTGCTagagatataaaaaaaataaatgaccaAGACAAAGCTGTTTtagtttttcttaaatgagAGTTGCGGAAGTTATAaattgctgctgttattttagCATTGCCTAGAAGCTGCCTTTAAAGGCCCCTGTGAATTGTGCATACTACAAAAATTTAGATGCTGTAGGGGATGATCTCAAGGCTGTGGGGAGGAACAACATCATGGTGCAACAACATACTTAGAAAAGGCTTTGAAAAGTATGTGACTGATGCCAGACCAAATGGGACTGCATTATCAATAGATAAAATTGTACTTGCTTTATCTAGATGGCTGCTCACAGTTCTGGAATTCAGGGTCCAGATCTCCATGACGGCCAACTCCTGCTTACTCTGACATCGAAGCATGGATTGTGCTGCCAGTAGTGCATGCGTATTGCTCGCAGGGTCGATACAGTAAGTTCCGTCTCTCCTCACAGTAGGGCCTTGATCCTAAGGCTTCGTgtagaaaaaagtacagcaccCACATCTGGCTCCAGTCTCACCTTTGGGGGGTGCACAGGAGTGTCTCCGTGCGTGGGTGTTGTAGGCCTTTCAGCAGTAAAGATCTAAAGAGACTAATAAATGCCCACAAGTGCAAATCACGTTAGTGATGTTcccaggtgttttttttcttaatgataGGAGTTGACAAATAGTTTCTCTACATCCTCTTTAAAAAAGGTAGGGAGATACGATTAAGtggcaaagcaaaaaagaaattctagGATTGATGAGGCCAGGCCTTACCTCCATGTGAACTTTTATATGGTTATACATACACTACATGTAGACTATATTTTAGTCCGGTCGATAGATGACTGTAGGTCAGTGCTCCCATATGCTGGTGGTGGGAATGGTTTTCAACTTGTCCGAGTATCATCTGAATTTCCTGTAGTCCACGGGGCTTCCTGTGGTCTTATCAGAGTGCAATTCTGAAGAGTCAATTACAAGTTAAAACCTAAAGTATGGATAGAAACTGCTTCGAAAGTTCATAGAGTGTTTTTGTCAGCTTGTTTGAAAATAACAGGTTAAACTACGTAGCTAATATATGAACATTTAGCTTTGTACATTAAGTGGAAGACCAATGCAGTTATCCAGGAACAGGTTGTGTTAGCTAGTACTGGACAATCCATGTTAAAAATACGTACTGAGTTCGTCTTATGATGCTGTCTTCTTTAAACCGTCATggaattaaaagcaaaagtatACTGTATCCTCTAGAAAAAGTGCGAAAAAAAGCTAATTCTAATATGTATGCTCTGATCAATTTCCTGTGATGGTCTTATTAACATCGCTTTTGAAGTGGCTGAGTAATATTTAAGAAGTACCTTGTTGTGTttgaataaaaccagaatgaGGCATGATGTTAACGGatatccttttattttaaaggaatgttGTTGTTCCATTTTCAACTACAAAACAGATTCCATACATTCTGCCATAAATAAAAACGAACAATAAGGCAGGACACTACATGGACGAACTGAGAACAgctgttttccagaaaatgtgaattaaaaatgCTTCACAAGTATAAGCcatccagtttttaaaataaaactgttgaaAACCCACAAGATTTCAAGTGGTAGATGTGAACACCCTTGAAgaacaaaatgcagttttgacattttgcacttttggggttttttgttcagAGCACATTCTAAGGTTGTTCTGGCTGTTTTCAGATCAAGAACCATATGGGAGAAGAGGCACCACAGtaacaaaaccattttcaagaatttttgtttgcagctctcccttttaaaaaatgcttgacTTTTAAGAGACTGATGGACTCAATGCAAGTCTTTGTCTATAACAACAGAACTCCAAACTTGTTTCACCGGATTCTCTTTTGCTGTCGTGCTCTGTAAATGTCGTGTACAGGGGGAACTACAGATCCTTTCTCCTCATCGTCGTCAGAATCTTCATGTGGTCTCTTAACAGCCTTATTGAGCATAGCGTTATTTTCCACAGGTCCATTGCCTTCCACGGCTATTTCAGGTAGGCCTCCGGTAATTATTCGTACAGCTTCATCAACAgctttagaaagagaaaattattaatttaattagtGAAGCTAAATTCCCTGATGAGGAATAAGCATGCAAACAGGGAGGCCAAGATAGATACGTTGTGGAGACTTACGGAACGTAAGACATTTTCCTACCCTATTCTCCTACAAGTGTTAAGAATTAAGCCTAAAACTCTGAGCTACGGCAAACACTAATTATAAAGtaaatgctgctgcttcagcttgAGACCTCCCTTTACACAAGTACTGAGGTCATTTGCAAGCTTAATAAAACAGGAAAGCCTGTTGGGGAAAGAGCAGAGCTAGTTCATGATTCATCAGAAAGCATGTGTGGCAAGTCAGGTGCTGCTTATCAACAGAGAAAGGTTCAAACACACCATGTATAACTTAAATAGATGTTTTACTTTCACTGtaagagaaattaaatcctGGTTTGCTTTCTCTCTAGTAATTTGCTCTGTAAGCTATCAGAGGGGGGTGAAAAGTAGCATATTATCATCTGCCATAGTTTACATGAAGCCTAGAGTATGGATCTGTCctgtttttatatttcagaacTCTACTTTCTTTGTAGGAGCTCAGAAAACACTGCTCTTGAATTGTTCTCAAGCACTGCAACAGTGTGCATGCTGAGTTATGCCCACCTATGAACTTAACATACTGCAAATTTGTAATCTAATGTTACAGTTACAATGCTGCTAGAAATAATGCCTTTCTTCTTCTAAAGGATATTctgaaaatctttatttcttttaatggtTACCACCAATTAAAGTAGCAGCTGgtgattttcagctttttgacTTTTTGTTGATCTCCCCATAGTGCATGTACAAACAGCTCTATGCAGACTCCAGCCTACAAATGGAGCCAATTCAACAGTACACTCTTAAATACTAATTACACATCTGTAAATGACATCTGGATTTTAGACAGCAATATCCGTATGTAAAACACAAGTCACATGTGGCACTATTCACAGACTCCAGAGCGAACAAATAACTTACTGTCTGGCAGTTTGCATCTTCTAAATATCTCCATGAGCTCATCCACTTGAACAAAGGGACCCTGatttgttaccaaaaaaaaaaagtttagaagaTTATTTTCAATAGAGTGATACATCCTGGGGTTCTGTCTAAACAGAATCTCTTCTACAACTTTTTGAAGTTGTAAGAATTCAttaaaacaaacctgaaaacaaATAGGGGGTGGCAGGAGCTTCATGAGAACTACAGCTGCTGGTGGAACAGGAAATACACCACCTGGGACGGGATGTAAACCTGGAGCTGTGGGAAGAAAAACTGTATGAAGCCAGTGCAAGACAGCTAGACTTGAATTGCTTTCGCAGCATTATTATTTGATGCAAATAATTACTACCCTGTCACTTTTGTCTCTACTAATTACATGTTGTTTAGTCAGTGATCTGAAGTCTATAAGCAGTGTGTGTAACAGCTTATTACTGTTTACCAGACCCCAAACTAGTAGTACTTATTTCCTTGTGAACTTAGTTTCAGGCAAAATATCTATGCCTTTAGCAATCCAATTAAATAACAGCCTAAAATTTAAGTACATGTTTAGATGACTGAAGACTAAGGAAGTCTCTGTGATTAGGTTTGCCAAACAGAGGTTAATAACTTGCCGCCAGGTGAGACGTAACCAGTTCTGACCAAACATCTGACTTACGTGCTAAGTGTCTTGGCTGAAATGGAATCATTTGTTGAGTGTCCGGTTTTGGATATTCAGGTTTTCTGTCTACTTCATCTTTGAGAACAGGCACGATGGAAGGTGCAACCACAGGGTCTGGAATTATAGCTGCCAGCTTGGCACGGGAGACGTCCTGCAAAAGCCAATTAGAGAGTTCTGAACTTGGCAGGATCACAGTACTTGTTTAAATTACACAACAAAACATCTCTCTAGACCAGTTGCTTATTCTCACTTTGTCATCACTATAATTTCAGATGTCCTTTTAGAAGACCATCTGGGCAAAACTTGTGTGTTTTCATCAAACATTTTAGTCCTACAGTGTCCCAGCTGGGAGTGGAAACACTCGTGCGTGTTTGTTACTGAATGGGACCATGTTTGTCATTTTTGAGTGGCTcctttttttagattaaaaccATTTAGGTGAACAGGTGCAGAGCACTAGGCCTTCACAACTATCATTTCTCCCTCATTTCATTCCCTAGATTGTTTTAGCTGGAAAAGAGATAAAGCATAAGGCAGTCAGCAGGCATGCAAAGCATCAGTTCAAACGGGATTATATTTTGGCGAGTTACAAGGAACAGAAATCAGCCCAAGGGCTGAATCATCTCAGGTACACACCACCTCGCATGCCTTTATCAAGATGGACTTGCTTGTAAGCACACCTGTGACTTCAAAATAACTTTGTCCCTATTGCGTTAGAAGAAAAGTATTCAGTGGCTCAACGGGACTCTTATTTCCATCTATCAGATTATTTTACAGCTGTGTGAAGACCAACAATTCAGCTGCTTTGCTAACTCTGGtgacttctgaatttttcaaaaatgattTGTCTGTGTAAGAAATAAATGGAAGCTGAGGCCCTGTTTTTGAGATGTGACTTGAAGGTTCTCTTCCTGTTCAGCAGTTCCTCCAACAGAGCTGGTTCTGCTTCTCTGGCAGCCTATTTTAcatcatgctttaaaaaaaaaaaaaatcaacatttcatTCTGTTCTAATGGTTTTCCAACATGTTCTGGCCTTCCACATGAATAAAATAGTAGTTCAAATACATGTGGTCAGAAACAAGATGGGAGACCACCAGATACAGGTGTCTGGCCTAGACTTTAAATTCCGAATAGTGGCACCAAAGCACTTTAGCCATAATAAACAACTGAAAGAAAGCAGGCAGCCACTCATCtctagaaataattttccttggCCCGTTGCAGCAATCATTGGGACTGCAGGATGTTTGTTTTGATATGGTTCTCAATGAAGTGAGTGGAGTTTTGCCAACTGGAGTGGAAGGGCAGCCAGCGATATTTCATACAGTTGACCCGATTCTACCAACTTTCAAAAGAATTTTGGTTTTTTGAAGGAGCTCAGGTTTAAGTCTGACGTGGAGGCCTATAGCTGAGGGGTGATGGCATTACCACATTGACCTTCCCGTGGGAAGACGAGGTAAATATGAATACATGAGGTTGCATCTGTTAGTCACGTTCCTTACTCCTTTCTGCCCTTGGCCCACAACGCCTGGCACTTTGCTGCCCAACAAGACAAGAAGGAGGAGGCACACCAGGCCTAGTGTACCTGCTTTTCTATCAAGGGGAAAAGTGTAAGGTAACTCCTAAACAAGGAATTGCTTAAGTTTGCTAGGACTGAAAAGACTAACAGTAAAATTAAGTGTTCTTATCCACTTACCTTATAACCAAGGGCCTTCAGTTCGCTGGTAGAGCAAGGGTACAAATCCATGAACTTATACCTGTCTACCAGCAGAGCTGTTTCTTTACCCTCATATTCTTCCTTGAATGCTGTAAACCTCCGTTTTTCAACTTTCAGTATACTAGCTAGATCACCAATGTTACTTTCAAAAGCTAAAAACCGAGCCCAGATTTCCCTGTACAAGAACAGAGAAATAGACAGttgctgaaggagaaagaagtacTGATCACAacccaattaaaaaacccaCGAGAGGAAAGATTCAAAGGAGGTAACCTGAGAACACATGACCATTTCTATTCTTTACTTTAGATGCATCTATAACATGCACTACCTTCCCAAGTGCCTTACATATTTCTGTAAAAGCTTTCCATCTAGTGGATCATACAGAACTTTTGTTATGGAAAGGAAAGGATTACTGGTGTAAATGACTTCAGCATTTGAGATAAGCTTTTATCATCAATGTAGTATGCACAAATAGACATCCCGCTACACAGAATTTCACTCTCATCCTGATATGTGAAGGACTTTCCAACATAGATTATGATTTAGTTCATCTGCACAGACTAGCATATTCTAGCAGGCAAGAGCAATATCCTATAACACAATAGGCAGCACTTCAGAATGTTACATAGCCCAAAATGTATACAGTTACTGCTTATTTCTCTGTGGAAAATCTCATATATAACTTAAGCAACATCTGACCATATTTCTGGACTTGATTCAAGTTCCATTTTAGCTTTGGAGTTCACCTTTGAAGAAGATTCAGCTTTTAAATTCTTGGTTTTTCTCACTTCTAAAATGGACATATAAAGATTTCTCACAAAAGATCAGAATTAAAGTGCAGAGTGAATATGCACAGCAGTGCGATGTTTGATTTCTTAGTTTTAATGCCTATGTCTACCGGAATAATAATGGTGACCACTTGGACTGCAAAGGGTTTGGTAAGcaatttttcagagaaatagattttaaaaagtagtgaTGAAAATGTGGCAGTGAGTGGTTAATCCAAGTCTTTTCTGATTCTTTccctattttattttcagttgtctaGGAGTTGTTCAGTATTCTCCTCAATAAATTCCTGACTCACCTTCTGTAACACAATACTCCTGAAAGATTTTCTCAGCTCCCTCTCCCCATCTATCTATCTAAAGCATCTGGCTGGTGAGCAGAACATGTCATCAGCCACACCACCTGCTCAAACCACTGAATCCTTGCTGCACAGGAGGATTTTGCACTCTATCCTCAACAATCCTGCGTCAATGAGGTTTTAAAGTcaataaattaatgaattttaCTGCAAGTGGGATAGGGGCTCTCACCAACCTGTCACAGTTGGTGCTATTTTAGACAGCATGGAGAGGGGAAGGAACATCTGTACCGAATTTTGTCctgctgttcatttttctgatttctttgggATGTTTGTAGCTGAAAGGGGTTATGTGTCTTTTTTAGTGTAGTGAAACTGCTTTTGCAGACGTACCCAGATTTCTCAGGTGGAAGGCTCCCTGACGTTAAAACACGTTCAAACAAAACTCTTGTATTATTGtcctctttaaaaatagaaagaaaaaagaaaaatcacattgagtaaaatatattaaagacaatttaaaatcaTGTCTATTCAAAGAAATGTGTACATTGAATTAAATATAAGGCTGACATTCTGATACCTGGATTTGAATTTCAGtaagcaggaaaaaatctgaACGCCTACGTCAAACTATACCAATGTTAAATTCTACTGTGAATTTGTTACTTGAAAGTCTATTTCTGTTGATAGCAACAAACCATTCCTAATACAGGTTCTTTTGTAACAGCACAGCTATTGCTTGGCATCTCTTCAGGATCTCCGTTTTTTTCCGTTTTCTTTAATTATCTCAACGGCATATctcagtaattttaaatttagcCTTTCAATTTAttacttccattttaaattaGGGCAATAATATACTTGTATATTCCTCAGAAATCCTCCCAAAATTATTAGACCTGGTTCCCAGTGAGCAGTCAGCCTTTGTACGTTGCCAGCTGGGGGAATAGAGTGGTTGgtggttttgttcttaaaacTTCTAGCTTCTGCCCTGTCTCTCTCGCTGTGTATTTTACCATATCTTATATTTATGGAAGTTCAGTGATCAGTTTTCTTGTCTTCCAGTAAAGTCTGCTGGGTTGCTAAGACAGAGCAATACACTGGCAAgttttaagataatttttttctgatggcaATCTATGGAAAAGCATTGCAAATATTGATGTAGACctaaaataatctcttgcaaaattaaatatactttgacttgaaaaaaatctctctgtttacagctcacaggagaaaaaaagctctACATCTGTTCAAACTTTCAGAGCCTGAAAAAAGGAACTGTAGTCTGACAGCAGAGATTCATGCGCCTGGTGCCTCCAGAAGGCACTAGGAGGTTCAGCAGATCCAGCAGCGCAGCCACCTGCAGCCACTGCTCACACCAGCGGTGTGCAGGCTGGCTCACAAAATTGAGCGAGAAATTTGTAATAAAACCCAGATTGTGTTACACCTCTACTGTTATGCTACAAATACTGCGCTAGGGTATGGAATACTTGAGGAAATACctgaagaaatctgaaaatctAATGGGTGTCTGGCAGACAGGATTGGGCAGAGGAAGAGCCTGGGATGATCtactcttctccctcttctctaATTCCCCATGAAGCATGGACCAGGACAGTTCCATACAAAGATCTCTGTCAGCCCCTGTTCCCCACAGCAGCTCGGGTTTCTTGTAACATCGTTATTAACTCCTGCATCAGGGAATCCCACATAGAGACCTGCCACCACCTCCTGCCTGGGGCTCCCCagtgctggcacaggcagggaagCTCGTGCcttgcccctgccctgctctttgCATTGCAAACCGTCTCCCTGGCAACTTCCAAGCAGGACCAATATTCACCATATTGCTTTTATATCTTGCTCATCTCATCTGTTTGGGGAGAACAACTTTTAATTCTAGTAGGAACCAACTAACCCATCACTTCTCTCACACTGATTTCAATCTCCTATAGATCTTTTTCCTTGGGGGTTAGATTTCTCTGTGTATTCCCAATTGCTCACAGCAGACGCTGTAAAACTGCTGCAATGCCAGTGAGTTGCAGTCTGGAAAGTTCACTCTCCTCTGTTCAGGAGAATCAAGATCTAATGTCGATGCACTTCAGTAAGGACAAaacagcaggatttttttttttccaaattaattgCTGAGTTTTATGAAGAGGTTTCATTGCTCTTCAGGAAGAATTAGAACTAAAATACAAAGACCTTGACCTGAACCTAAACTCACAGAGAAGGCAGATGAATGATGACCTCTCAAAGCTCAAAGCTTACCGTTAAGGTGAGAAAGGTAGTCGATATAAGCCAGTACATATTCTGGAACATCCCCATATTTTTTCAGTCCTAGCTCAAAAATCTTAAAGGCCACAGACTTATCCTGcaaacatcaaaaaaaatgttattggcTTCAGTGAGCTATACACCCTCCTGACACTAATATCAAACTGAGCATCTACGATTACCTTACTACAATAGTACTCCATTAAAGCTGCTGTAACATAGACATGATGGCGGGTCCGAGTAtcctctcttgctttcttaAATATCATTCTTCCagattttattccttctgcTCGCCTTGCAAATTTCATATATTGGATATAAACCTAAGGTGCATATTAATGTTGATATAGTATCAGTGCTAACAAAGATTACTAGGATATAGTAAAGTTTATGACTGTATCTTTACGCACAAAATACAGCTAGTAGGTCGTAATAGACACAAGACTCTGTTGTGCCTCTATGTTGTTTTGTTATAAATACTGAGGCAAagctttttatatattttttttttaaaaatgtaagactGATTCCCTGAAATGACAATAGTTAACACACCGACTTTTCGAGGTAAGTAGATGAATGTAATTTACATAAGCTGGTGCCTTTAGAGAACTAGAGGGTCATTGTAAAAATGGTAACTTTCCAATAAAGTTAAGACATCCACAAGGCTAAAGAACAGTCAAAAGGCCTGATGAACCATTTTACTGTACATTATACAATCCAAGATACAAATCATCCTGTCCGCAAATATTTATGCCCGATGAAGGAAATAATGAATGTGCTATTTAATTCAGTGGCCAATTTGTGATTTGAGTTTCTGTGGGATTTAGCTTTCCTCCACTCTGAACTACATCACAAATTAACAGCATTCCTCAAAGAGGAGGAACTGGTATGTGGTTTCTCAGATAACGTGTATCTGGGAAGCTTTATGATCTGCCTTTAATGAATAGAATGTGTCAGTAAATGGACACCTTTCACCTGACATTGACCTGTTGTTTAATTTTAGACCTCTgaccttctttttccttctcatgcTTTGTTGTGTCTATTTATAAACTAAACAACTTTTTGAGGGCAGGTTACTTTCTCACACCATTTGTTGAGTACCAGCACAGCTGGCACTACAGACAATGTTGTTTACTATAGAAATTAAGCAGATGTACAGCAATACTCTTTGATACGTACACGGTGCATTACAAATTTATTTGCAAA harbors:
- the CSTF3 gene encoding cleavage stimulation factor subunit 3 isoform X4 produces the protein MKVLHIDLWKCYLSYVRETKGKLPSYKEKMAQAYDFALDKIGMEIMSYQIWVDYINFLKGVEAVGSYAENQRITAVRRVYQRGCVNPMINIEQLWRDYNKYEEGINIHLAKKMIEDRSRDYMNARRVAKEYETVMKGLDRNAPSVPPQNTPQEAQQVDMWKKYIQWEKSNPLRTEDQTLITKRVMFAYEQCLLVLGHHPDIWYEAAQYLEQSSKLLAEKGDMNNAKLFSDEAANIYERAISTLLKKNMLLYFAYADYEESRMKYEKVHSIYNRLLAIEDIDPTLVYIQYMKFARRAEGIKSGRMIFKKAREDTRTRHHVYVTAALMEYYCSKDKSVAFKIFELGLKKYGDVPEYVLAYIDYLSHLNEDNNTRVLFERVLTSGSLPPEKSGEIWARFLAFESNIGDLASILKVEKRRFTAFKEEYEGKETALLVDRYKFMDLYPCSTSELKALGYKDVSRAKLAAIIPDPVVAPSIVPVLKDEVDRKPEYPKPDTQQMIPFQPRHLAPPGLHPVPGGVFPVPPAAVVLMKLLPPPICFQGPFVQVDELMEIFRRCKLPDTVDEAVRIITGGLPEIAVEGNGPVENNAMLNKAVKRPHEDSDDDEEKGSVVPPVHDIYRARQQKRIR